The following nucleotide sequence is from Longimicrobiaceae bacterium.
TCACTGCCGACTGCATCTCGACCAGCCCGCGGACGGCCGCGTCGGGCCGCATCTCGCCGTCGAGCAGCCCGCCGCCCTGCGTGACGATGGTGCCGAACAGCCGACCCAACAGCTCGCGGTAGAGGGCTTCCTTGTTGCCGAAGTGGTAGTAGATCAGCGCCGGGTTCACTCCGGCCGCCGAGCCGATCTGCTTGATGGTCGTGGCCGTGAACCCCTGCCGCGCGAAGAGCGTCTCTGCGGCGTCCAAGATCAGGTCGGCGGTGCGTGCGTCGGTTTCCATGACATTTAGTTAATCGTTTAATCAACTCTGTGCAAGGATGTTCTACGCGGCGTTCGATTGCGAGGATGCGTATGAGGCGCTTGACGGCGGCGCCGCGGCAGGCGAATCTACTTCGACGGCGCAAAGTAGCCGGTAGATATCTCCGCCCCGGAGCACCTGCCGCGCCGCATTCCAAGTACCACCCGCACTTGCGGACTTTCCTCCTCTCGCGCTGGAGAACGGACGATGGCAAAGCTTGGGCTGAAAATGGATGAGCTGGCGGTGGAGTCGTTCGAGACGGGGGCGCACGGCAACGACCTGCGCGGCGCCGGCCACGAGGCGGTGGGCACGCGCATCGGGTGCCCGGCCACGGCGTACGTGACCTGTCCCGCCACCCCGCGCGCCGAGGACTTCCGCGTCACGAACCTCTGCTGCTAAAGACGTGGACGCAGATGTACGAGGCCCCGGCCGCTCTCACCTGAGCAGCCGGGGCTTTTCATCTTCCGCAAGTCCCATCCACCGACTGTTTCGGTAGATAGGCCGCCGGAGATCGATCGACCGATGCGGCGACGTTCAGTCCGCGGCGCGCTCGTACTGGACGGGCCAGGCGATCTTCACGCCGAGGCGGCGGGCGGCGTGCAGGGGCCAGTACGGGTCGCGCAGCATCTGCCGGGCGAGGAGGACCATGTCTGCCGTGCCGCCGGCCACGAGCCCGTTCGCCTGCTCGGGATCGGTGATGAGGCCCACGGCCGCCGTGGCGATGCCGGCCTCGTGGCGGATGCGCTCCGCGAAGCCGGCCTGGTAGCCGGGGCCCACGGGGATCTTC
It contains:
- a CDS encoding helix-turn-helix domain-containing protein produces the protein METDARTADLILDAAETLFARQGFTATTIKQIGSAAGVNPALIYYHFGNKEALYRELLGRLFGTIVTQGGGLLDGEMRPDAAVRGLVEMQSAV